ATATTTGGCTTATAAGCACAAACATGTTCTTTGGTGGCATTGATGATTTGTTCAAGAAAAGTAAATAAGGGTTCGTTATCGTTTTTTTTAAGATGCAGAGGTATTTTGTCTGCATCAATGTCTAGACCTACAATTAAAGACGA
This genomic window from Candidatus Margulisiibacteriota bacterium contains:
- a CDS encoding orotidine-5'-phosphate decarboxylase; its protein translation is MNFKDKLQKAQKTNNSSLIVGLDIDADKIPLHLKKNDNEPLFTFLEQIINATKEHVCAYKPN